The following proteins are encoded in a genomic region of Myxococcales bacterium:
- a CDS encoding DotU family type IV/VI secretion system protein — protein sequence MDRLNEITKDSFAAIEQLRALAGPVSPDTLQRRIIDYVEKLRTSARESGLSERDANDIAYAIVALVDEVALSKPDPLRGYWLSRPLQMYFFNENIAGEGFFRRLDALRGQPQRRDALRAYYLCLTLGFQGQYAMRGGDMELMRLLESLRDEMERAFEFPQALSPEALPPEEPSTRRRDKRLFMWVGLGALLVSMSVYVGLRVVLDGQVKRTMTEVEALR from the coding sequence ATGGACAGGCTCAACGAAATCACCAAGGACAGCTTCGCCGCCATCGAACAGCTGCGAGCGCTCGCGGGCCCTGTGTCGCCAGACACCCTGCAGCGACGAATCATCGATTACGTCGAGAAGCTGCGCACGTCAGCGCGCGAATCGGGACTGTCCGAGCGGGACGCCAACGACATCGCCTATGCCATCGTGGCCCTCGTCGACGAGGTGGCCCTGTCGAAGCCCGATCCCCTCCGGGGCTATTGGCTATCGCGCCCGCTGCAGATGTACTTCTTCAATGAGAACATCGCCGGCGAAGGCTTCTTCCGCCGGCTCGACGCACTCCGCGGTCAGCCCCAGCGCCGTGACGCCCTCCGGGCCTACTATCTCTGCCTCACGCTGGGGTTTCAGGGCCAGTACGCGATGCGCGGCGGCGACATGGAGCTCATGCGGCTCCTCGAGTCCCTGCGGGACGAAATGGAACGCGCCTTCGAGTTCCCTCAGGCCCTGTCGCCCGAAGCGCTTCCTCCGGAAGAACCGTCGACCCGGCGCCGCGACAAGCGCCTGTTCATGTGGGTGGGTCTCGGCGCCCTCCTGGTTTCGATGTCCGTCTACGTCGGTCTCCGTGTGGTGCTCGACGGGCAGGTCAAACGCACGATGACGGAGGTCGAGGCGCTCCGTTGA
- the tssM gene encoding type VI secretion system membrane subunit TssM gives MLKYIFGFLFIALSWAAVFVFEELPAWPAIAVTVTVTLALVLVVLVKALKARKSAGAIEAALADGADKHGSTMRPEMQAQIEAMKLEFDKALRTLKSSRSGKHGKNALGILPWYVIIGPPGSGKSTVLRNSGLRFPYLSAKKGAIRGVGGTRNCDWWLSNDAILLDTAGRWSTEDEDTDEWLAFLDMLKRTRKRRAINGLIVAVSAADLLTGDEDAVGDLASRLRERCDEVMGRLEVAVPVYLIVTKCDLVSGFAETFGNLGDKERGQIWGFTLPLEASAEERTDVFIDKLDELLDVLEWHTLQRLGQERRLETREQIHHFPFEFEELCPNLVGLVKELFAPNAYQETPLLRGLYFTSGTQEGRPVDRIMKRMAEAFGIAPRMTIDAPVKAKAYFLTDVFRRVMFPDQNMAGLSAKAVKRRRVVSTAIAGTCLLAALGLAMTPISAYSRNLGLANDVKRFTAGLAEARDANGNIDPRKLEPLAETAEELWKLETEGPAASMTFGFYSGDDLREPLARALRDLTVAPLLAADAAALKTFATTRKGGVDDSRERLTRYLISTAPRAPEEPAVDDDGWAEAQLARARKSLVEDWKQRWATAGIAVSEKAEATLSHAIDLYALPARDNAALWVERDAETVERARATLRSLAEQDPLALVLSDPNLDASDLSLGRILGGAIVLFREDAKQPGAFTKGGYDLVRARISSLEKGEPTVGGAEDIWVMGPRKTLTPEEVDNLRTRYFAEYEKAWRGLLAQVYPRGPTDLSDAESLLRRHQDERPLDVIWKSLAANLELKSKADALVEQAAAGTMDKLLNKLGSRKEAAAAAAQREKKITGPDALKARFDSILAFGIPRTEGAEPALAAYYKQLGVLSQALTAYEETQDTNAIRKQVAQAKKDASELVMTFGRGGWEPVLNKMLMPLIVGVEELVIGAGAEAANRSWCDAVVTPYRELLADRYPFRLEGMDAALSEVENFFAPKTGTLWVYYDEKLQNDVETVGKRYRLKSKPTVQYRNELLGFLTKAAHLSELLFPNGADKLAPALQVRLKSAAGEAGTSARVTFKVGTGRPLEYGNWQERWEPLVWPGADAKIGIFGEVKGLPKELKENGDWALFRLFDKALRSLGRDSDEYMRAQWALGNPQMTVRMDVKPSDLLDALHGFEIPRTIAPGGSPCAQ, from the coding sequence ATGTTGAAGTACATTTTTGGTTTCCTGTTCATCGCCCTGTCCTGGGCGGCGGTCTTCGTGTTCGAGGAGCTGCCCGCGTGGCCCGCGATCGCCGTCACGGTCACCGTGACCCTCGCCCTCGTCCTCGTGGTGCTCGTCAAGGCACTCAAGGCCCGCAAGTCTGCGGGCGCCATCGAGGCGGCTCTCGCCGACGGTGCCGACAAACACGGCTCCACCATGCGCCCCGAGATGCAAGCGCAGATCGAGGCGATGAAGCTCGAGTTCGACAAGGCGCTCCGTACGCTCAAATCGTCGCGCTCGGGCAAACACGGGAAAAACGCGCTCGGCATCCTGCCCTGGTACGTGATCATTGGCCCGCCCGGCAGCGGCAAGAGCACGGTGCTGCGCAACTCCGGCCTGCGTTTTCCTTACCTTTCTGCCAAAAAAGGCGCCATTCGCGGGGTGGGCGGTACCCGCAACTGCGACTGGTGGCTGTCGAACGACGCCATCCTGCTCGACACGGCGGGACGCTGGTCGACGGAGGACGAAGACACCGACGAGTGGCTGGCGTTCCTCGACATGCTCAAGCGCACGCGCAAGCGCCGCGCCATCAACGGCCTCATCGTGGCCGTCAGCGCCGCCGACCTGCTCACGGGCGACGAGGATGCCGTGGGCGACCTGGCTTCGCGTCTGCGCGAGCGTTGCGACGAGGTCATGGGACGCCTCGAGGTGGCCGTGCCCGTCTACCTCATCGTCACCAAATGCGACCTCGTCTCGGGCTTCGCAGAAACCTTCGGCAATCTGGGTGACAAAGAGCGCGGCCAGATCTGGGGCTTCACCCTGCCCCTCGAAGCCTCGGCAGAGGAGCGCACCGACGTCTTCATCGACAAGCTCGACGAGCTGCTCGACGTGCTCGAGTGGCACACGCTGCAGCGGCTCGGCCAGGAGCGGCGTCTCGAGACGCGGGAACAGATCCATCACTTTCCGTTCGAGTTCGAGGAGCTCTGTCCGAACCTGGTGGGCCTCGTCAAGGAGCTCTTCGCCCCGAACGCGTATCAAGAAACGCCGCTCTTGCGCGGCCTCTACTTCACGAGCGGCACCCAGGAGGGGCGGCCCGTCGATCGCATCATGAAGCGCATGGCCGAGGCCTTCGGGATCGCGCCCCGCATGACGATCGACGCCCCGGTCAAGGCCAAGGCCTACTTCCTCACCGACGTCTTCCGCAGGGTCATGTTCCCCGATCAGAACATGGCGGGGCTGTCAGCCAAGGCCGTCAAACGCCGGCGCGTCGTCAGCACGGCCATCGCGGGAACCTGCCTGCTCGCAGCCCTGGGGCTCGCCATGACCCCCATCTCCGCCTATAGCCGCAACCTGGGTCTCGCCAACGACGTCAAGCGCTTCACGGCCGGACTCGCTGAGGCCCGGGACGCCAACGGCAACATCGATCCGCGCAAGCTGGAGCCTCTCGCGGAAACCGCCGAAGAGCTGTGGAAGCTCGAGACGGAGGGCCCCGCCGCCAGCATGACCTTCGGCTTTTACTCGGGCGACGATCTCCGCGAACCTCTGGCGCGCGCCCTTCGCGATCTCACGGTGGCCCCGCTGCTTGCTGCCGACGCGGCGGCGCTCAAGACTTTCGCCACCACCCGCAAGGGCGGCGTGGACGACAGCCGCGAGCGCCTCACCCGCTACCTCATCAGCACCGCCCCGCGCGCCCCCGAAGAGCCCGCCGTGGACGACGACGGCTGGGCGGAGGCGCAGCTCGCCCGCGCACGGAAGAGCCTGGTCGAGGACTGGAAGCAGCGCTGGGCCACGGCAGGGATCGCCGTCAGCGAAAAAGCCGAAGCCACCCTGAGCCACGCCATCGACCTTTACGCCCTGCCCGCTCGGGACAACGCCGCCTTGTGGGTCGAGCGTGACGCCGAGACCGTCGAGCGCGCCCGGGCCACGCTGCGGAGCCTGGCGGAACAGGATCCCCTCGCGCTCGTCCTGTCAGACCCCAACTTGGACGCGAGCGATCTGTCACTCGGCCGGATTTTGGGCGGCGCGATCGTGCTTTTCCGTGAAGATGCCAAGCAGCCCGGAGCCTTCACGAAGGGCGGCTACGACCTGGTGCGCGCGCGGATCTCCTCCCTGGAAAAGGGTGAGCCCACCGTGGGTGGGGCCGAGGACATCTGGGTCATGGGCCCGCGCAAAACCCTCACCCCCGAGGAGGTCGACAACCTGCGCACGCGCTACTTCGCCGAATACGAAAAGGCCTGGCGCGGTCTGCTCGCGCAAGTCTATCCCCGCGGCCCGACCGACCTCTCGGATGCTGAGAGCCTGCTTCGTCGCCACCAAGACGAGCGCCCTCTCGATGTCATCTGGAAGAGCCTGGCAGCCAACCTCGAACTCAAGTCGAAGGCCGATGCCCTCGTCGAGCAGGCCGCCGCGGGCACCATGGACAAGCTCCTAAACAAGTTGGGCTCGAGGAAAGAGGCCGCCGCGGCCGCCGCCCAGCGCGAAAAGAAGATCACCGGCCCTGACGCACTCAAGGCCCGCTTCGATTCGATCTTGGCCTTCGGCATCCCCCGGACGGAGGGCGCCGAACCCGCGCTGGCCGCGTACTACAAGCAGCTGGGGGTCCTCTCCCAAGCCTTGACCGCCTACGAGGAGACGCAGGACACCAACGCCATCCGTAAGCAGGTCGCGCAGGCCAAAAAAGACGCCTCCGAGCTGGTGATGACCTTCGGCCGGGGCGGCTGGGAGCCCGTCCTCAACAAAATGCTCATGCCCCTCATCGTGGGCGTGGAGGAGCTGGTGATCGGCGCGGGCGCCGAAGCCGCCAACCGCTCCTGGTGCGATGCGGTCGTCACCCCCTATCGCGAGCTCCTGGCCGATCGTTACCCCTTCCGGCTCGAAGGCATGGACGCCGCCCTGTCGGAGGTGGAGAACTTCTTCGCCCCCAAGACCGGCACGCTCTGGGTCTACTACGACGAAAAACTCCAAAACGATGTCGAGACCGTGGGCAAGCGGTACCGCCTCAAGAGCAAGCCCACCGTGCAGTACCGCAACGAACTGCTCGGCTTCCTGACCAAAGCGGCTCACCTGTCGGAGCTGCTCTTTCCGAACGGTGCCGACAAGCTCGCGCCGGCGCTGCAAGTCCGGCTCAAGTCCGCCGCCGGCGAAGCCGGCACGTCCGCACGGGTCACCTTCAAGGTGGGCACGGGACGCCCGCTCGAATACGGCAACTGGCAGGAGCGGTGGGAGCCGCTCGTGTGGCCCGGCGCCGACGCCAAGATCGGCATCTTCGGCGAGGTGAAGGGCCTTCCCAAAGAGCTGAAGGAGAACGGGGATTGGGCGCTGTTCCGTCTGTTCGACAAAGCGCTCCGCTCGTTGGGGCGGGACTCGGACGAATACATGCGCGCGCAGTGGGCGCTCGGTAACCCCCAGATGACCGTGCGCATGGACGTCAAACCCTCTGATCTCCTCGATGCCCTGCACGGTTTCGAGATCCCGCGCACCATCGCCCCCGGCGGGAGCCCCTGCGCCCAATGA